Proteins found in one Triticum aestivum cultivar Chinese Spring chromosome 4D, IWGSC CS RefSeq v2.1, whole genome shotgun sequence genomic segment:
- the LOC123100119 gene encoding uncharacterized protein, with product RIGSTRQAIPTGVSLQRLLKPSIKPSPESDSIFVPPAPDAAGSDWRNPAGGSGTSTSGPGTAVVAPGSGTSEPGPGTAAVGPGTAATQEAVADSNSPPPNPPTRVTVAVLTVEEVTAPSWAQPILNFLVNRELPTDEISARLVQRRAGAYAIINRELVKRSVTGVFQRCVEPEKGVAILKDIHQGECGHHAASRSLVAKAFRHGFFWPTALEDAKEIVKCCKGCQVFSSKQHLPASALKTIPLTWPFAVWG from the coding sequence cggatcggctccacccgacaggctataccaaccggtgtctctctccagcgcctcctcaaaccgtctatcaagccgtctccagagtcggactctatcttcgtaccgcccgcccccgatgcagccggatccgactggaggaacccagcaggcggctcggggacttcgacaagcggcccggggactgccgtagtcgcacccggctcggggacttcagaacccggcccggggactgcagcagtcggcccggggactgcagcgacacaagaagcggtggccgactccaactctccaccacccaacccacccacccgagtcacagtggccgtactaacagtagaagaagtcacagctccatcatgggcccagcccatcctcaacttcctagtcaacagagagctgccgactgatgagatctcggcaagactagtgcaacgccgagccggagcatatgcaataataaacagagaacttgtcaagcgcagcgtcactggagtcttccagcgctgcgtcgagccagagaagggtgtagcaatcctcaaggatatccaccaaggcgaatgcggccaccacgcagcctcaagatcacttgtggccaaagctttccgccatggtttcttctggccgactgctttggaagatgccaaagagatagtcaaatgctgcaaaggatgccaagtcttcagttccaagcaacacctgccggcttctgcactcaagaccatccccctcacctggccctttgccgtctggggg